The following are from one region of the Capsicum annuum cultivar UCD-10X-F1 chromosome 1, UCD10Xv1.1, whole genome shotgun sequence genome:
- the LOC107868293 gene encoding uncharacterized protein LOC107868293, protein MYRSSSTTRVSEEFFFNSSPSIKSSISSTGSEELPTFNPQSHIAKKERNRLRSAENAIHLIPLVLVLSAIVLWVFSSPVNLVNKADSIVARLNIAVNQPEIHEGSSKRSFTSKLESEDINATDDSIDQENNESDG, encoded by the exons ATGTATCGTTCGTCGAGTACTACGAGAGTATCCGAAGAGTTCTTTTTCAATTCCTCTCCGAGCATCAAATCATCAATTTCTAGTACTGGAAGTGAAGAGTTGCCGACGTTTAATCCCCAATCTCACATtgctaaaaaggaaagaaatcgACTCAGATCGGCTGAAAATGCTATTCATCTTATCCCCTTAGTATTGGTGCTTTCAGCTATTGTTTTGTGGGTTTTTTCTAGCCCTG TTAATTTGGTGAATAAAGCTGATTCAATTGTTGCCAGACTCAACATTGCTGTGAATCAACCTGAAATCCACGAAGGCAGTTCAAAGAGAAGTTTCACATCAAAGCTCGAGTCAGAGGACATCAATGCAACTGATGACTCCATAGATCAAGAAAATAACGAATCGGATGGATGA
- the LOC107868284 gene encoding monooxygenase 2, whose protein sequence is MIMALISSILKHAKSLSSSNLSTNYLQRSVYLIPRVGGYRYMSSDARKENIVIVGAGIAGLASAVSLQRFGIRSLVLEQAESLRTEGSSITLSKNGWKALDAIGVGDQLRDKFLEIQGIEFKLDDGRVLNSFGFKDEDKSQELRVVERRVLLETLASKLPPDAISFSSKLSKIEQSENASNTLLQLQDGTRLSAEVVIACDGVWSPMATWMGFRQPKYAGHIAFRGLGYFPEGQPYEPKVHYTYGRGLRAGFVPASKTKVYWFVMCNSSSPGPRITDPSILRKEAKELIRDWPIADMLNLINLTADDTLTKNPLYDRWLWPLISPPPFCGKTVLLGDAWHPMTPNIGQGACCALEDSIVLTEKLAEAMKSKHISVEDAFKAYGSERWSRVFPLTVMANRVGALLQSENKLICSVRNILMSKLKPRTMTRHANYEFEQSKRDRR, encoded by the exons ATGATCATGGCTTTAATCTCTTCAATTCTAAAGCATGCCAAATCTCTTTCTTCCTCTAATTTATCTACTAATTATTTACaaagaagtgtatatttaattcCTAGAGTTGGAGGTTATAGATATATGTCTAGTGATgctagaaaagaaaatattgtaataGTTGGGGCAGGAATTGCTGGCCTTGCTTCTGCTGTTTCACTTCAGAG gTTTGGTATTAGAAGCTTGGTTCTTGAGCAAGCTGAGTCATTGAGAACTGAAGGAAGCTCAATTACACTTTCTAAAAATGGATGGAAGGCACTTGATGCTATTGGAGTTGGTGATCAACTTAGGGATAAGTTTCTTGAAATTCAAGG GATAGAATTTAAATTAGATGATGGAAGGGTGTTAAACTCCTTTGGGTTCAAAGATGAGGACAAAAG CCAAGAACTAAGGGTGGTGGAGAGGAGAGTCTTACTGGAAACACTAGCAAGTAAGCTACCACCAGATGCTATCTCATTTTCCTCAAAGTTGTCAAAGATTGAACAAAGTGAAAATGCTAGTAATACCTTATTGCAACTTCAAGATGGAACTCGTTTATCTGCTGAG GTAGTGATCGCTTGTGATGGTGTCTGGTCACCAATGGCTACGTGGATGGGATTTCGACAGCCTAAGTATGCAGGGCATATCGCCTTTCGAGGCCTGGGATATTTTCCTGAAGGACAGCCATATGAACCAAAAGTACACTACACTTACGGAAGAGGATTACGTGCTGGATTTGTTCCTGCTTCTAAAACCAAGGTCTATTGGTTTGTCATGTGCAACAGCTCATCTCCAG GTCCAAGAATCACAGATCCATCAATTTTGAGAAAAGAAGCTAAAGAGCTCATTAGAGATTGGCCGATCGCGGACATGTTAAACCTGATTAATCTTACAGCAGACGATACATtaaccaaaaatcccctttacgACAGATGGCTTTGGCCCCTAATAAGTCCTCCGCCTTTTTGTGGAAAGACGGTGCTTCTTGGAGATGCATGGCATCCAATGACACCCAACATTGGTCAGGGTGCTTGTTGTGCGTTGGAGGATTCAATAGTTTTGACAGAAAAGCTAGCGGAAGCAATGAAGTCCAAGCATATTTCTGTAGAGGATGCATTCAAAGCATATGGAAGTGAAAGATGGAGCCGTGTCTTTCCATTAACAGTAATGGCAAATCGTGTGGGAGCACTGCTGCAGTCTGAGAATAAATTGATATGTTCTGTTAGAAATATCCTTATGTCTAAGCTGAAGCCCAGAACAATGACGAGACATGCCAATTATGAATTTGAGCAAAGTAAAAGAGACAGACGTTAG
- the LOC107868275 gene encoding GTP-binding protein YPTM2, translating to MNPEYDYLFKLLLIGDSGVGKSCLLLRFADDSYLESYISTIGVDFKIRTVEQDGKTIKLQIWDTAGQERFRTITSSYYRGAHGIIVVYDVTDQESFNNVKQWLSEIDRYASDNVNKLLVGNKCDLTAQKVVSTETAQAFADEIGIPFMETSAKNATNVEQAFMAMAASIKNRMASQPASNNARPPTVQIRGQPVNQKSGCCSS from the exons ATGAATCCAGAATA CGACTATCTTTTCAAGCTTTTGCTTATTGGAGATTCTGGTGTTGGAAAATCTTGTCTGCTCTTGAGATTTGCC GATGATTCATATCTTGAGAGTTACATCAGCACCATCGGTGTGGACTTT aAAATCCGCACAGTTGAACAGGACGGGAAAACCATTAAACTTCAAATT TGGGATACTGCTGGTCAAGAGCGTTTTAGGACAATTACCAGCAGTTACTATCGTGGTGCTCACGGCATAATC GTGGTTTATGATGTAACCGATCAAGAGAGTTTCAATAATGTCAAGCAATGGTTGAGTGAAATAGATCGATATGCAAGTGATAACGTGAACAAACTTCTGGTTGGAAACAAGTGCGATTTGACAGCACAGAAGGTAGTTTCGACAGAGACAGCTCAG GCTTTTGCTGATGAGATTGGCATCCCTTTTATGGAAACTAGTGCGAAAAATGCCACCAACGTTGAGCAGGCTTTCATGGCTATGGCTGCTTCAATCAAGAACAG AATGGCAAGCCAACCGGCATCAAACAATGCGCGACCTCCAACTGTGCAGATCCGCGGACAACCTGTCAACCAAAAGAGCGGCTGCTGCTCATCTTGA